A region of the Methylobacterium nodulans ORS 2060 genome:
CCATCCGGTTCAGTCGTCCTCGCCTTTGCCGAGGCTCTTCGGCGTCACGAACCGCTCCAGCGTGCCGGTGCCGGGCTGAACCTCCGGCCAGCGCGCGGCCGCAAGGTCGATCACCGCCACGGCTGCCGTCGGGAACTTCTTCGACAGGGCCCGCAGGCCGTCGCGATCCTCGTCGGAGAGGAGGAGATGCCCGAGATCCTGCAGGCCGGGATTGTGCCCGACGAGCATCAGCGTCGCGACGTCGTCGGCGACGCTGCGCACCACGTCGAGGAGCCGCGGGGCCGAGGCCTCGTAGAGCTGCGGCACCCGCTCCTCGGCCACCTCGGCCAGGGCGGGCTTGACGAGGGCCCAGGTCTCCTGCGTGCGGCGGGCGGGCGAGACCAGCACGCGGTCGGGCCTGAGGCCCTCCTCGGCGAGATAGGCCGCCATGCGGGGAGCCGCCGCGCGCCCGCGGGGCGCCAGCGGCCGGTTGCTGTCGGCCACGCCGTCCGGCCAGTCGGATTTGGCGTGGCGCAGGAGGATCAGGCGGCGCATCGGGGCCTCGTCGGGTCAGCGGCCGTCACGGCGGCTCAGGAAGGCGAGCTTCTCGAACAGGCCGACATCCTGCTCGTTCTTCAGGAGCGCCCCGTGCAGCGGCGGGATCAGCCTGCGGGGATCGCGCTCGCGCAGCTGCTCGGGCCCGATATCCTCCGCCATCAGGAGCTTCAGCCAGTCGAGGAGCTCCGAGGTGGAGGGCTTCTTCTTGAGCCCCGGCGCCTCGCGGACCTC
Encoded here:
- a CDS encoding SixA phosphatase family protein yields the protein MRRLILLRHAKSDWPDGVADSNRPLAPRGRAAAPRMAAYLAEEGLRPDRVLVSPARRTQETWALVKPALAEVAEERVPQLYEASAPRLLDVVRSVADDVATLMLVGHNPGLQDLGHLLLSDEDRDGLRALSKKFPTAAVAVIDLAAARWPEVQPGTGTLERFVTPKSLGKGEDD